A genomic region of Carettochelys insculpta isolate YL-2023 chromosome 7, ASM3395843v1, whole genome shotgun sequence contains the following coding sequences:
- the ADO gene encoding 2-aminoethanethiol dioxygenase, translating into MPRDNMASLIQRVARQARITFRASPSGPGFGENLHRLQQLLNEVRAEDLHLAPRGPAAVPGAGCSRAGAGAAAGAVPPVSYMHICETESFSMGVFLLRSGACIPLHDHPGMNGMLKVLYGSLRIACLDPLPPAAPPGARRRALLRSRQLYTPASPPCVLSPHTDNLHQIDAVDGPAAFLDILAPPYDPEHGRDCHYYRLLEAGPPADPHALPREVWLLETPQAADFWCGGEPYPGPKVSP; encoded by the coding sequence ATGCCCCGGGACAACATGGCCTCCCTGATCCAGCGGGTGGCCCGGCAGGCCCGCATCACCTTCCGCGCGTCGCCGTCGGGGCCCGGCTTCGGCGAGAACCTGCaccggctgcagcagctgctgaacgaGGTGCGGGCCGAGGACCTGCACCTCGCCCCGCGGGGCCCGGCGGCAGTGCCGGGGGCGGGCTGCtcgcgggccggggccggggccgcggcCGGGGCGGTGCCGCCGGTGAGTTACATGCACATCTGCGAGACTGAGAGCTTCAGCATGGGCGTGTTCCTGCTGCGCAGCGGGGCCTGCATCCCGCTGCACGACCACCCGGGCATGAACGGCATGCTCAAGGTGCTCTATGGCAGCCTGCGCATCGCCTGCCTGGACCCGCTGCCCCCCGCCGCGCCGCCCGGCGCCCGCCGCCGCGCCCTGCTCCGCTCGCGCCAGCTCTACACGCCCGCCTCGCCGCCTTGCGTGCTCTCGCCGCACACCGACAACCTGCACCAGATCGACGCCGTGGACGGGCCCGCCGCCTTCCTCGACATCCTGGCGCCCCCCTACGACCCCGAGCACGGCCGGGACTGCCACTACTACCGCCTGCTGGAGGCTGGCCCGCCCGCcgacccccacgccctgccccgcGAGGTGTGGCTGCTGGAGACCCCGCAGGCGGCGGATTTCTGGTGCGGCGGAGAGCCCTACCCCGGGCCCAAGGTCTCCCCTTGA